Genomic segment of Paenibacillus sp. FSL R5-0623:
CCGTCATGGCATGCGTGAACAGCCATCCAAGCACAAGCACGAGTGAGCCGTAAGAAGACCAGATGCGAGCACGGATGGATCGATCGCGATCATATCCGGAGAGAATCGTGACAGCCAGCAGCAGTACAATGAGTATCTGTAACATCCAGATCTGACCAAAGGATGTCAGCTTGAGCGCACTTCCGATCAGTCCCCAGCTTAGTTCGTTCAGAGCCACACCAGATTCATACAATGTATTCAGTGGCAGGCTGACCAAGGCGGCAAAGGAAGCAGCAGCATAGCTGATCCATAACAATCTGTAGCTACCCGGAACGTCCATAGGTTCGCTTGTCATGGATGTCGGTGCAATTCGCAGCAGCAAGAATGCAAGTGTCCCAAGAATGACAGACAATCCGAGATACTGAATCCAGTCGGTCAAGGATACGATCCATTTGAGCGGTCCACCTGTTGAGCCGGAACCGGATGTAAGATCACTCAGCCCGGCAGGGGAGCCGGATGGCTCACCAATATGGAAAACATATGCCCCTTGGATGGGGTGCCCATCGGCAGATACAGCTTTCCAGTTAACGGCATATGTACCGTTCCCGAGTCCAGCCTGAAGGCCAGTCTCCAGAATATGAGGGCGATCCACATCAATCTGTACATTTCCATCGTCTGCCTGATTACCGTCAGGTCCGGTAATTTTGATATCATAAAAGGCCGTCTGCAAGGATTCGTTGAACTCCATCGTCAGCCGCTCCGGAGCAGCTACGAGGATCTCATTTTCTCCTGGCGAAGCCTTAACAATATAAGCATGGGCAGATGCCCACTGTGGCATAACAAGGCAGCATACGAGCAACAGGCAGGTGACCAATGCCCAGTGCCGTTTGCCCCATTTCAGGGTAAAGCGTGTAAAAATCAAAAAATCATCACCCTCAGGTTATAGATTTGTAGTCATTCATGGTCCTTTAAGCATAATCTAACCCATTATAACTTTGTCCAAAATGACTGCGTATGACTACATTGGGCTATAAAAAAACGATTTGGTCTACATAAATGTGACAAAAGCATGAATGTGTATGTTGCAGAACAACATCTCGTCTCATATTACAAATCTCATATAGGTATGTGTTACGTTCGTGCTACCATTCACATATCACTACGAAACT
This window contains:
- a CDS encoding copper resistance protein CopC is translated as MIFTRFTLKWGKRHWALVTCLLLVCCLVMPQWASAHAYIVKASPGENEILVAAPERLTMEFNESLQTAFYDIKITGPDGNQADDGNVQIDVDRPHILETGLQAGLGNGTYAVNWKAVSADGHPIQGAYVFHIGEPSGSPAGLSDLTSGSGSTGGPLKWIVSLTDWIQYLGLSVILGTLAFLLLRIAPTSMTSEPMDVPGSYRLLWISYAAASFAALVSLPLNTLYESGVALNELSWGLIGSALKLTSFGQIWMLQILIVLLLAVTILSGYDRDRSIRARIWSSYGSLVLVLGWLFTHAMTGHPAAADQRELAIAMDFIHLIGAAFWIGALTAMAICLPPMADKLPSKVRGEVYWVAIRRFTAWGIGAVAALVATGIYSSLIILPEPVLTSLFTTAYGLVLIGKVVLLIVMILFAWRHARLARAATGSRLSGSLKAELATGAVILALAAVLTHLSPGQPAAVGPYQETKTTEDGSAITLQVSPNITGENQFEVDVKRADGSIVNDLEQITLSLTHLDMDMGIYEITIPKNDTGVYKAEDYISMPGRWNIKVHLLTKTLDALDAEFEIDTAKP